A single Primulina eburnea isolate SZY01 chromosome 11, ASM2296580v1, whole genome shotgun sequence DNA region contains:
- the LOC140805090 gene encoding small ribosomal subunit protein bS16m/bS16c isoform X2 has product MVVRLRLSMLGCRNKPFYRVMAADSRSPRDGKHLEVLGYYNPLPGQDGGKRMGLNFDRVKYWLSVGAQPSEPVQCLLFRSGLLPPPPMLAMGRKGGPRDTRPVDPMTGRRITPEITEVYLNI; this is encoded by the exons ATGGTGGTGCGTTTACGGCTCTCTATGCTGGGATGCCGTAACAAGCCATTTTACAGAGTAATGGCCGCTGATAGCCGATCCCCTAGAGATGGAAAGCATTTGGAAGTCTTGGGATACTACAACCCTCTTCCTG GTCAAGATGGCGGTAAAAGAATGGGTCTGAATTTTGATAGAGTGAA GTACTGGCTTTCTGTTGGCGCACAACCTTCAGAACCTGTTCAATGCCTCCTCTTTCGTTCTGGCTTGTTACCCCCACCTCCAATGCTTGCAATGGGACGAAAAGGTGGTCCACGAGATACTCGCCCTGTTGATCCTATGACGGGGCGCAGAATAACACCTGAAATAACAGAAG Tatatttgaatatttga
- the LOC140805090 gene encoding small ribosomal subunit protein bS16m/bS16c isoform X3 translates to MVVRLRLSMLGCRNKPFYRVMAADSRSPRDGKHLEVLGYYNPLPGQDGGKRMGLNFDRVKYWLSVGAQPSEPVQCLLFRSGLLPPPPMLAMGRKGGPRDTRPVDPMTGRRITPEITEGCKF, encoded by the exons ATGGTGGTGCGTTTACGGCTCTCTATGCTGGGATGCCGTAACAAGCCATTTTACAGAGTAATGGCCGCTGATAGCCGATCCCCTAGAGATGGAAAGCATTTGGAAGTCTTGGGATACTACAACCCTCTTCCTG GTCAAGATGGCGGTAAAAGAATGGGTCTGAATTTTGATAGAGTGAA GTACTGGCTTTCTGTTGGCGCACAACCTTCAGAACCTGTTCAATGCCTCCTCTTTCGTTCTGGCTTGTTACCCCCACCTCCAATGCTTGCAATGGGACGAAAAGGTGGTCCACGAGATACTCGCCCTGTTGATCCTATGACGGGGCGCAGAATAACACCTGAAATAACAGAAG GGTGTAAATTTTAA
- the LOC140805090 gene encoding small ribosomal subunit protein bS16m/bS16c isoform X1, with the protein MVVRLRLSMLGCRNKPFYRVMAADSRSPRDGKHLEVLGYYNPLPGQDGGKRMGLNFDRVKYWLSVGAQPSEPVQCLLFRSGLLPPPPMLAMGRKGGPRDTRPVDPMTGRRITPEITEGAVSGLIPEDSEFDRKEITISS; encoded by the exons ATGGTGGTGCGTTTACGGCTCTCTATGCTGGGATGCCGTAACAAGCCATTTTACAGAGTAATGGCCGCTGATAGCCGATCCCCTAGAGATGGAAAGCATTTGGAAGTCTTGGGATACTACAACCCTCTTCCTG GTCAAGATGGCGGTAAAAGAATGGGTCTGAATTTTGATAGAGTGAA GTACTGGCTTTCTGTTGGCGCACAACCTTCAGAACCTGTTCAATGCCTCCTCTTTCGTTCTGGCTTGTTACCCCCACCTCCAATGCTTGCAATGGGACGAAAAGGTGGTCCACGAGATACTCGCCCTGTTGATCCTATGACGGGGCGCAGAATAACACCTGAAATAACAGAAGGTGCGGTGTCCGGCCTGATCCCTGAAGATAGTGAATTTGACCGGAAAGAAATTACCATTTCTTCATGA
- the LOC140804313 gene encoding serine/threonine protein phosphatase 2A 57 kDa regulatory subunit B' beta isoform-like isoform X1: MFNKIMKRGHRKVAKSDVDYGYMLPNRSSGSVSTSDVVINHASRSGAVSNSHQPQHVASAAVVPPPLPYTGTIENLPMFRDVMVAERQNLFLRKLQICCFCFDFSETLKMLREKEIKRQTLVELVDFIQSGSGKITESNQEEMVKMISVNIFRCLPPALHENSGSETTDPEEEPYLDPSWPHLQLVYELLLRYVVSSDTDTKVAKRYIDHSFVLKLLELFDSEDPREREYLKTILHRIYGKFMVHRPFIRKAINNIFYRLIYETERHSGIAELLEILGSIINGFALPMKEEHKLFLVRALIPLHKPKTVAMYHQQLSYCITQFVEKDYKLADTVIRGLLKYWPVTNCQKEVLFLGELEEVLEATQAAEFQRCMVPLFRQIARCLNSSHFQVAERALFLWNNEHIVGLIAQNRSVILPIIFAALEKNIQSHWNPAVHGLTVNIRKMFVEMDTELFEECQRQYEERESKTRELEEQRELMWQRLTAAAAQGG, encoded by the exons ATGTTTAATAAGATAATGAAGAGGGGACACCGCAAGGTGGCCAAATCGGATGTTGATTATGGTTATATGCTACCGAATCGGAGCTCTGGATCCGTTTCTACGTCTGATGTTGTCATCAACCACGCCTCTCGAAGCGGGGCAGTTTCAAATTCGCATCAGCCTCAGCATGTAGCTTCTGCTGCAGTTGTGCCTCCTCCTCTTCCTTACACGGGTACCATTGAGAATCTACCTATGTTTAGAGATGTTATGGTTGCCGAGCGTCAGAATTTGTTTCTGCGGAAACTGCAAATCTGCTGCTTCTGTTTTGATTTCTCAGAGACCTTAAAGATGCTGAGGGAAAAGGAGATTAAAAGGCAGACTCTTGTGGAGCTCGTGGATTTTATTCAATCTGGATCAGGTAAAATAACTGAATCTAATCAGGAGGAAATGGTTAAAATGATCTCTGTGAATATATTTCGTTGCTTGCCCCCGGCCTTACACGAAAATTCGGGATCTGAGACTACGGACCCTGAGGAGGAGCCGTATCTTGATCCTTCTTGGCCGCATTTGCAACTAGTTTATGAGCTGCTCCTGCGCTATGTTGTTTCTTCGGATACGGATACAAAAGTTGCCAAGCGTTACATTGATCATTCCTTTGTTTTGAAGTTGCTCGAGTTGTTCGATTCTGAAGATCCGAGGGAGAGGGAGTATTTGAAAACGATTCTGCATAGAATATATGGGAAATTCATGGTACATAGGCCCTTTATCAGAAAGGCGATAAATAATATCTTTTATAGACTTATATATGAGACAGAGAGGCACAGTGGAATCGCCGAACTCTTGGAGATACTTGGGAGTATAATAAATGGGTTTGCGTTGCCAATGAAGGAAGAGCACAAGCTGTTTCTAGTCCGGGCTTTGATACCACTCCACAAACCTAAGACGGTGGCTATGTATCATCAGCAGTTGTCATATTGCATCACTCAGTTTGTGGAAAAGGACTATAAATTGGCAGATACCGTGATAAGGGGATTACTGAAATATTGGCCTGTGACCAACTGCCAAAAGGAGGTTCTCTTTCTAGGGGAACTCGAGGAAGTGCTGGAGGCAACACAGGCTGCAGAATTTCAGCGCTGTATGGTCCCTCTTTTCCGACAGATTGCTCGTTGCCTCAACAGCTCCCATTTTCAG GTTGCAGAACGAGCTCTCTTTTTATGGAATAACGAACACATTGTGGGATTGATTGCTCAAAATCGCAGTGTCATTTTGCCAATCATCTTTGCGGCATTGGAAAAGAATATCCAGTCCCACTGGAACCCTGCAGTACACGGTTTAACTGTTAACATACGAAAAATGTTTGTGGAGATGGATACCGAGTTATTTGAAGAGTGCCAGAGACAGTATGAAGAGAGGGAGTCCAAAACCAGGGAACTGGAAGAACAACGGGAATTAATGTGGCAGCGATTGACAGCTGCTGCTGCTCAAGGAGGCTGA
- the LOC140804313 gene encoding serine/threonine protein phosphatase 2A 57 kDa regulatory subunit B' beta isoform-like isoform X2 — MFNKIMKRGHRKVAKSDVDYGYMLPNRSSGSVSTSDVVINHASRSGAVSNSHQPQHVASAAVVPPPLPYTETLKMLREKEIKRQTLVELVDFIQSGSGKITESNQEEMVKMISVNIFRCLPPALHENSGSETTDPEEEPYLDPSWPHLQLVYELLLRYVVSSDTDTKVAKRYIDHSFVLKLLELFDSEDPREREYLKTILHRIYGKFMVHRPFIRKAINNIFYRLIYETERHSGIAELLEILGSIINGFALPMKEEHKLFLVRALIPLHKPKTVAMYHQQLSYCITQFVEKDYKLADTVIRGLLKYWPVTNCQKEVLFLGELEEVLEATQAAEFQRCMVPLFRQIARCLNSSHFQVAERALFLWNNEHIVGLIAQNRSVILPIIFAALEKNIQSHWNPAVHGLTVNIRKMFVEMDTELFEECQRQYEERESKTRELEEQRELMWQRLTAAAAQGG, encoded by the exons ATGTTTAATAAGATAATGAAGAGGGGACACCGCAAGGTGGCCAAATCGGATGTTGATTATGGTTATATGCTACCGAATCGGAGCTCTGGATCCGTTTCTACGTCTGATGTTGTCATCAACCACGCCTCTCGAAGCGGGGCAGTTTCAAATTCGCATCAGCCTCAGCATGTAGCTTCTGCTGCAGTTGTGCCTCCTCCTCTTCCTTACACGG AGACCTTAAAGATGCTGAGGGAAAAGGAGATTAAAAGGCAGACTCTTGTGGAGCTCGTGGATTTTATTCAATCTGGATCAGGTAAAATAACTGAATCTAATCAGGAGGAAATGGTTAAAATGATCTCTGTGAATATATTTCGTTGCTTGCCCCCGGCCTTACACGAAAATTCGGGATCTGAGACTACGGACCCTGAGGAGGAGCCGTATCTTGATCCTTCTTGGCCGCATTTGCAACTAGTTTATGAGCTGCTCCTGCGCTATGTTGTTTCTTCGGATACGGATACAAAAGTTGCCAAGCGTTACATTGATCATTCCTTTGTTTTGAAGTTGCTCGAGTTGTTCGATTCTGAAGATCCGAGGGAGAGGGAGTATTTGAAAACGATTCTGCATAGAATATATGGGAAATTCATGGTACATAGGCCCTTTATCAGAAAGGCGATAAATAATATCTTTTATAGACTTATATATGAGACAGAGAGGCACAGTGGAATCGCCGAACTCTTGGAGATACTTGGGAGTATAATAAATGGGTTTGCGTTGCCAATGAAGGAAGAGCACAAGCTGTTTCTAGTCCGGGCTTTGATACCACTCCACAAACCTAAGACGGTGGCTATGTATCATCAGCAGTTGTCATATTGCATCACTCAGTTTGTGGAAAAGGACTATAAATTGGCAGATACCGTGATAAGGGGATTACTGAAATATTGGCCTGTGACCAACTGCCAAAAGGAGGTTCTCTTTCTAGGGGAACTCGAGGAAGTGCTGGAGGCAACACAGGCTGCAGAATTTCAGCGCTGTATGGTCCCTCTTTTCCGACAGATTGCTCGTTGCCTCAACAGCTCCCATTTTCAG GTTGCAGAACGAGCTCTCTTTTTATGGAATAACGAACACATTGTGGGATTGATTGCTCAAAATCGCAGTGTCATTTTGCCAATCATCTTTGCGGCATTGGAAAAGAATATCCAGTCCCACTGGAACCCTGCAGTACACGGTTTAACTGTTAACATACGAAAAATGTTTGTGGAGATGGATACCGAGTTATTTGAAGAGTGCCAGAGACAGTATGAAGAGAGGGAGTCCAAAACCAGGGAACTGGAAGAACAACGGGAATTAATGTGGCAGCGATTGACAGCTGCTGCTGCTCAAGGAGGCTGA